CTGAAGACGCTCCCCGTGTCCTTCGTCTCAGCTCACGAGGAGGTGATCCTGTGAGGGACACAGTGGATGAAGGTGAATGCCTGGTCTGTGCTTCAGGCTGGAGCGCAGCTCCTTTCTGATGCCATATAGGGGAGAATCTATTCTATTCAGTTGATCCAATATTccacaatgaaaacatcagactGATCATACATTCCATTCTAGAAAAAAAGTTTATATTTAAAGCATTTATCAAAATTCAATTGCTGATATATGTTTGAATTCATTCTTTTAAAATAAGTGGGCATGTTGCATGAAATGCTCGACAGAtagcaaacagagaaaatgagcagTCAGCTGGATGTGCTGGGGCCTAATCGACTCTGCTGGTGAGAAATTCCAGTGGAACCTACAtagaacaaataaaataatgccCTGATAAACCTCAGAGGAGTACGTGTAAAAGAGCAGAAGTATTTTTAActatgttttaaaaagtgccaTGAGTAGTCTTGGGGCCTCAACTGCTGTTGCAACGTCAACAAAGGTGTCGTGGGTAGCTAAACGAGAGAAGGCAATTTCTGAAGAAAGTTTAGTGTGACCGCTGGATGTTGAAAAGCTGACGCTACATTTTGGTGGTTTTATAAACTGAGTAATAGCAACCTATGAAAGTGTATAATAGGAGTATGAATAGTTTGAAAAGAGGATGGAGGATGCCAAATAGTGTGTATATTTTGTACGAGCAAGTAGCTGAAGGAGTCTGAAGAGTTCAATTAGTTGGAAAAGCTCTAATTACTATGAGTAAATCTCAACGTctgaaagatgtggaacattGGAAGATTTGAATAGTTTCTCAAACTATGAATGAATAACTAACGTGACTAACGAATAAGGTTAAAAAGAATATGAGTAGGTGGAATGGTGGAAAGGCGATGAAAGATTCAAAATACAGTGTAAACTGGATGCTAAACTGCACAGCTAGCCTCACTTTGTACAAAGAAACAGCTAAAGGAATATGAATAATGGCTGGGAGCTAAACTGCATCACTGGCTCAGACGTGGAAATGTGGGAAAATGTTCAATTCGTATGAATGGGACTGAACAGTTGAATGAATGTCGGAATGtgtgaaagatgtggaacatCCTAAGACttgaaaaatgcttgaaaaagtGCAAGCATGTCTgcgtcctgtgtgtgtgtcaaactgcAATAATAAGCTCATCTCAATTAGCTTTATGGTCCCAACTACAGTCAggggttgccatggtaaccgCTGTTTGACAGCACATTTCATTGAGGTTTTAGATGAGACGCACCTCTCATACTCCTGCTTCTACCTCAAAGATAGTAAATCCTATTGCCTAAATGGCAATATTGTATGAAACAGCAGACCCTGCTGAGCACACGATGTATgctatattatttatattaatgaTAGGGAAAATTTTAAGTCTCAAGTCTCTGGAACATTTGAACAAATCGAGGCGATTTGGGGTGATGTTGGAGGAGCTGAACACAGATGATAGTGTAGACTTTCTATTCTCTGCCACCTCATGACACAGGCTAAACGCAATGACACAGTGCAACGTCTCATGGGACACGTTGGGACGACTGCAGAGGAAACGCAGGAGCAAATAGTCTGCAAGTATCAAGTCAGCATGGATTCTCACCTTCCCAGGCAACTCTGCCACTGCTCCGCAGGTTCATCTGGTGGAGGTGAACCTCTGGACCTCCATATGATGAAGATCTTAACGAgcagaaaagaagcagagacaAAATGTTTAAACCACATCAACTGTGTTTTTGCCCTACTTCTTGTGTCTCTTAAATTTTCTTGATACCTTCGAATGAGGATGtactgcatgttttcattttcagaatgaCCAGGAATATTTGCAAAGGATGAATCAtttgatgtgtatgtgtgatttATGATGAAATTCACCTAAAAAGCATCATTCAAACAGTGAGTGGGACACCAGCAATCTGCTGCGACTGATAGGGTTGATGTTTGTGCtacaaataaacaatacaataattataatattaataataataatagcaaacTGTATTAGTATAGTATCTTTTACACAAGAACTGGTGCCTATAGTGattcacaacaaagaaatcacatgcattaaaacacataaaccataaaaagagggatagaaaataaatgtaatgaagaATAAAACCAACTTGATAACCACAgcaaaaataagatgaaaatagAATCCATTTAATAATAGTAGTGATAGAGTTAAAATAGAGTACATAGAGCGcataaaatcaagaaaaatacaagatttttaaagaaatgcagcaCTGCATAGTAATGGGCAAAGTGCAAAGCTAAAATAGTGAACAAGGGAGTGAGCAATGTAGCTAGCTCATTcagggctttgtatacaaggaggaggaccatAAAATCAATCCTGCATGtgacaggaagccagtgcagagcagctgaaactggactaatgtgctctctcctcttggttctggttaatagctGTAGAGTTTTGAAcgagctgaagtctctcagtgtttattttttttctcagacaCATAATTGAAGACTGACGgaaaacacagtcagacagaccaATTTATCGAGACAATTGGTTAAGATATCATGGCCAATTGTTGTTACCATGCTGTGTACCGCTGTCATCTCAATAATCGGGACCAGCTGTCCTCATGAGGGCAAGGCCACCATCTTCTCGCTGTGTATCCACCAGCATGAACAGGAGAAATACATcagaagacagaggagacacatACTCCAATACAAGATCATACCCattcaaatgtatttacatACCAGAGATCATTGTCCATTGGTCCATTAACATTTGGTATCCATGAAACAGCCCTGAAGGCCACATCTATAAGTGAGAAATCAAGTTACTCGTATTATTCAACAGCACAGGGCAGCATGGACACATTTGGAAAACATGGTACAATTTGCTTTGGCTGACCTCTAACTTCTAGCAACATTTCATGGTGAATATTAAACAACTTCTTGATtgacaaaatgttgctgtccctggatttttattttccacaaccacgtcatttttctgtcagttctTTTATTCATCACTTTGTCAGAATTACAGGTTCCAGCTTatcaaatatgatttttttctggctttcttACTCATCTGTAACTTCatatttttggggttttggtCAGCTGATAGGGCAACACAGTGTTGTCACAATGGGCTCtgcttttcattatttacatgAACAGACCAAATCAGTCTATCATCCATCAGACAGACTGTCCCTCTCTATTAAAGTCACCAGGGGGCGACAGTGGGACGTTTGTGTTCCAGTCTTTTCCCATATCTTTGACATTTCTAGAATTATTTCTCCCCACCAAAGGTTGCCTAGAACAATTTACACTAAAACTGGGAACATTTTTAAGCTCAACATTACTGCCACTTCGTAGTAAAGACTGACGCCTGTTAACGGCCATACAggtcatatttattcattttaaaatttcGGCAAATTCGGATAGGTTTAACTATAAAATTATAATAAAGCAAAGTGAAAGTTGTGATACCATCCTGAACGTGAACTTGGGATGTCCTAAAACCTAAAACAGTGCTGGCATTTATCTGAAAACAAAGGTCAACTGTGATTAATACTGTTAAGTGGAAGTTTGAGTTTAAGTAGAAATGGCGTTTGGTTATTAGCTTTAACATTTGCTATTATTAGCGAACATTTAAATTATGAAACACGTGAAACTGTTTTCATCAGTAATGTGGAAAAcgatgttttaaaaaatacaatcgTTATAAACTTTCTGTAACTTCGTCATATTCTCCCACTTACCATGTTTATCCTCGCAGCTGTTTGGCCGGTGGTCAGGTGACCTTACTGCGCCACTACGGAACCCGAGAGAAGCCAAAATTCATCAACTGTCGCGAAAGAACAGGCGTTATTTACCGCACTAAATATTAGTTTGATGCTTTTGCAATTTAGTGACTTCTTTAAATATTCTCTAATACAGTGATGGTGCCATAACAAGTTAAATTAGACACTACTAGCTATTTACATAgtagcaaaaacacagaaaagatcATATTCAGAATTTAAACCATTATTGTTGATATTGTTTCATAAAACACTCTAAAAGtgacatgaattaaacatttacCAGATGAACACAAAAGTAAATTTTAATGACTTTGGCAGTACAGAGCTTACCATTTTGCTAAACTACAGCAAAGGTGCAACTACTCTTGCATGGGGACATGTTATCTCATACTCTCAATACTtaaattagagctgcaacaactaGTAAATAAACTTACAGAAAACCAACCTGGAACTATTTTAAAAGAGCTGATTGTTTCAGTAATTGTTCAACATTTTCTGGTTCCATCTcttcaaatgtgagaatttttCTCCATCGCTGCTTTACATCAAAATAAATTGAATACATTTGGGCTTTAGACtgttcagataaaacaagagATTTAAAGATGCTACATTGGGTATTTTTAATTGtcaaattattgttattgtgtcATGTTGCAGCACATTCAGTGACTGAATTTAAGCAGggtttttggagaaaaaaaaaaacagatgttgtAAGTGTGATACTGTGATATCATCTGAAGGAGTAAAGTTAATTGGgtaatgtttgtgtgcacatgattgtgaataaaacaaatggtGTCTGATTTAGAATGTCAACAGGCCGTGGAGGTTCATGTAATCATCAACGGTTGAATTTGGACAAACACGCTGCAACGTGATTCACTTACACTGCAAGGAAATGTTAAGAACAAGACCATGTCACAGAAACAAGATTCATTGATgttacaaacatgcacacaagttCAGTCTTAACACTGCAGCATATTTCGCTAGCATCATCGCCATCAGATCTTTTCCAAACGCAGACGCATGATGATAAGGAGCAGCAGACTGAATTGACTttatataaatgcattttcaatGTCACTTGTTTCAGAATATATAACATCAGGAGCTTGGAGTGGAGGGTGCTGACAGGCTGCACAGTAGCTCCATCTGTCTCCTTTTGTCCTTGGCACGGTTGATAGTCATCTTGAATAGGCGACAGAACAGCTCCATGCTAGCTGGAGTGTCATCGTTCCCAGGCACAGGGTACGTCACCAGGCTTGGGTTGCAGTTTGAGTCCACCACACCCACCGTGGGAATGTTCATCTTTGCTGCATCTCTGATCCCTACGTGCTGCTGAAACACATTGTTGAGAGTGGACAGGAAAATGATGAGGTCTGGTAGGCGGACTCCAGGGCTGTACTGGATGGGGGCGTTGGTAAGGAGGCCGCCCTGCCAGTACCGCGTGTGGGCATACTCCCCACATTCCTTAGCAGTGCTCTCCACCAGGTGACAAAACTGACGCCGGCGGCTGACAAATAGTATGATGCCACCACGATATGCAACATGGGCAGTGAAGTTCAGGGCTAGTTGAAGGTGCTCCACGGTCTGGTCAAGATCAATTATATCGTGGTCCAAACGGCAACCATAGAGGTAAGGTTCCATAAGCCTaggtttaaataaataaataaaaaaaggccattaatcaaaatataaaaTTGATGGTACACAGTTGTGACTGGGATGTTTATTCTATTATTCGCATATTTAGTCGCTGCAGCCTATTGCATTCCCCTCTGCGTTATATTGCCTCATTGATATGACACTCAAACAACAGCTCACAAGATTATTCCTTCTCATCAGTTTCTTTGCTGCAGTAAGCTAATCTTAATGCATAAAGGTAGTGTTGATACTACCTCAACATTTCCTGCAGATCTTAATGAGAAGGCATTAAATCTTTGTTAGATGTGTAATTAGGCATTTTAAACGTCCAACGCACAATTAAATAGAGGTGCTCAGTACAAAACAACTAATGTTGAATCATAAACAGTGAGTCACTATTAAATCAACTGGAGTACCTGGAGTTATGTAGTTTAGCAGCAACATTTTGGATTGCGTTACATACAACACAGTATGGCTGCcattaaaatactgtaatgATAATTTAAGTACTTTTAACACTACTGCAACACCAATGCATTGGCTCTggaatgaaataataattatgCAGTTCGCACAATTATCGACTGCAATTGTGGATttgcaacaaaataaacaaatgcttTATGAACATCCCATTGagctttgaaaatgtgattGTAAACAAATGTGATCTTTTAAGTTGATGAGGTGTGCGACTTAATACCAACCTGTGCCTGCAACCTTTTTTATGGCCAAGATGCACTCTGGCGTCGAACAGGTCTTTCAACGAGAAGAGCTCTGACACATGGAAAAAGTCCGGCTTCTCAAGTGGCCGGTTCATTATTTGTTCTGCATGAAGGAGAAATGATATTACTTAAAGtctggagaaaaacagcactggctaacgttagcttaccTATACGCTAGCTTCGCATTCGCCGGTTAGCTCACCTGTAACAttgtcagtttgttgttgaggtaaGTTGATGGACGCTGCAGCGGCATGTTGATGTCCGACAGAGGAGTATCCGACTGTAACAGCTCGTAAGTGTCGTAGCCCCAAAAGGCCTAAACACAGGGCACACAAGTCGgtaaaaacatcacaaattgACTCCTAACAAGCGAGTGCTGCTAGCTACCTAGCTAGCTACTGACGTTAGCTGTTTGCTACTTGTCGATTTGGATTACAAGCATAACACAGACAATGCCACACTTGTTCTACAAACCTGAAAATTTGTGTCATACACTCAAAATATTCCGACTACAACAATATTGTACCGCACAGttaaaaacacttgaaaatacCTTTCGTCAGTGCCCGGGCTGCCATGCTTAGTTGAGTACCACGGAAGGTCAGCCAACTGCGGCTGCGTGTGCGTGAGAATGCCGTAAAGTTCTGTCGTAAAAGTTCTCTATAATAGACTACAATACCCAGAGTTGTTTTTTCACAACTTTATTGAAAAACACATAGAACACTACTGACATTTCCAACCTCATGTTATTTGGCTACAGAAGCTGTGACAGCCAGTGTTAAAGTAAGGGCGTAACTCCTGATACAGAACACATGGAACAGCCCAATATGAGTTTTAAAGAATAGCAGCTAGCAAAAACCTTGACACCAGAACGCTTTCATTAATTAGGAAAATGTGGTAAAGACAAATGGCAGCGTACTCTGGTAGTTTCTGGGCTTTAAGACTTACTTTTTAGAAAAACgctgcaaaaagaagaaatgccCAGAATTGGCTATAttaacaaacaagcaaactttGTTCCTCCTACTGCTatattttttctcccttttatATAATTTACAACATTACAAAACTTCTTTTTTCAAAACCCAACTAAGAAAATGGTATATATAAAAAGTACAAACATACAAAGTTGCCCCTGGCCTGCAACATCAAAACTAACAGCACACCtccaaaaacaataaagtgcAAAATAATTATTCGACAACCCATATACTGTAACATCAAACACAGTCATGTACATGCATGCTTCAAATGCAGTATGGAGTTTTATTCTGTTATGTTGCGGTGGTGACTGGCTGCTTCATTTCTcctgaaaaagagcaaaatcaTCCAAGATGAAGTGGTTTTGATCTGACTCATCACTCACTGCGGAGAAACAACCATTTGGATCCAACCACATACCTGCTGACTGGAATGAACTGAAGCTTTCTTTTGACACGTTGCACAGTCATGTTCTGCTCAGCAGCACTACAGAGAGAAGGTACCCCCTGCAAGCGTTGTTTGATATATATTTCACACCCTCTGCATCTGGACAACTTCTTACAAACAGTCAAAGTTGAAGTCGTGTTTCTACATAAATTGTACCTTCTTGTACTTTTTTGCTAGGTAGCCCCTGTTGAACATCCTGCTTCTCTCGTCTGTGTTAAGCGCTATGCAAGGTCTGAAGGTGATGCCAGGGTCAATGGCACTTGACAACGACCTGAACAAGGCAGAGCGGGACACACATCACAATTAATCACTTAATACTCTAATCTTTCATCCGAAAGTCCATCTTCAAGCCAGTGAACCTGTAAATTAGGATGGCAGGTGTTCCATCAACCATGACGAGTGTTTCTATGATGTAAATTAGTGAGGAAGACCCACTGTTGCTCGGATTCCACTCTTTATTACACAGATGCACTTAAAAGAgacagcaatttttttttttctgaaagagtgaaagaaaaaaagaaacacttcttacaaaatatttacaaaacCTGGCAATGCACAGCATGTtcagtaactttttttttgataaacaaaaataaatagcCTTTTTTCACATATGAAATTCAAGAAAACTTcaacatgacaaagaaatgaaCACACTAAATATCAAGTtgagcgagacagagaggagcaacTATGTGGCGTCTGTGGAATCTGGAACAACACTCGAGTCGTAGAGGTAATAAGTCCAAGACCGTTTAGTGGCTTTCATCAACAAATGAGCTTTAAATTTAAACCTTAGAATTAAATAAGGGCActgtgtcagaaaaaaaaaaaaaaacaatattgagaaaattaaatatctCCATGGTGGTCGAGAAAGAGTACAAGATTGTTCCAGTAGCCACCAGTCTTCTAAGattgcattaaaaaatgtgtCTGCTCAGGGTCCAAAGGTATAATCTGTTTTAAACTGACCCTGGCTGTTTCTCTTTATGTGCAAAAGTTAGAAAGGCTCCGCTTAATCTGTGGTTGAGGTGAGAAGGCAGTTTTCTGGAATTAAACTCCAGCTTCAGCAGCGTGAGGTAACGACATACAGAGGGAAGGTAAAAAGGGAAAGggtgagaaagaaaatgtggtGTGTTTAAACAAGCAGccacagtgaaactgaaaaatacaaTCAGTTGTTGACATGGTAGAATTTGGGCAGATAAAGTCATGGTAAACTGTATCAGGCTAGATTGTATACTGTGGTATCTCTCTGCAATCAGATGTGCTAGAAAATAAACTTAAGATGCATCACCCCACTTTGCATGAGATTTCCCAAATAATAGTGTTTATTATTGCTGCTTAGACGTACTGTATCTTCATTACAGATTAATCACCTGACTCAATTTATCTGTAACAGTATGAGGtgtaaacaaaactgaaaaatgccTCTCAGAGCTTCTCAGAGCCCGAGGCGACGTCTTCGTGTCTTCTTTTGTTCAACCTCTAGCCCACAATCCAAATATTTACTATCAGATATGACAGAGAAAACCCTCCCATTTGAAGCTGGAGCCAACAgaagtttgcctttttttttttgcttgaaaaatggaacaaataatCAGTCTTCTGCTAATCAATACTGACTAATCAGTCATTTCaggctgtgtaaaatgtgtcctTTTGATTGATTGTGcaccaaaatgtaaatgcatctCATGATATATGTTAATCTTATAGCTTTAATTGAGTTACCGCTACCTAATTGAGTGATGGAAACCTATTACAGTAACATGAACGACTTTTTAACTTTTGCACATAAAAGGTTTTTGACTTCTTCTTAAAGTAAACCTACATCTCACGTGTTAATTGTGCGAGATTATGTAAAAACAGCAAGCAGTTTTCTGATGAACTTTTGTGTCGTCCCACTTGTACATTAAAAAGATACAACTCAAATTTTTAAGCATTTGGACTTAACCGTGaatctttattttgtcattttgactgGTTTATTTTTCTTGGTCACTTCTTTTTACATAAAATACGAAAGATATTTGggaaatgtcattttctgcaaGAAAATATTCTACTCATGCACTCTGCCTCTTGTACCAATATGTCACTGTATTGCTTTTCAAAGGTTTAATGATATGAATTAACCTCAGCGCACGAAAAAAAACGGtttcatccatccagccatcgTGTTACATAGCCGTAtaaatgtacaaacacatttaaaaaatgcctgttttgttttattgtatcAACAAACATTCCCTTAGAGCCTTTAAATGAATGAGCTTGATCACAACCTACGTTATATTTCTTAGCGGGGCACAATCAAGAAATTAACTCACATAAAATTGGATTATGATACTATGGGAC
The Chelmon rostratus isolate fCheRos1 chromosome 19, fCheRos1.pri, whole genome shotgun sequence DNA segment above includes these coding regions:
- the mrps2 gene encoding 28S ribosomal protein S2, mitochondrial, which produces MAARALTKGLLGLRHLRAVTVGYSSVGHQHAAAASINLPQQQTDNVTEQIMNRPLEKPDFFHVSELFSLKDLFDARVHLGHKKGCRHRLMEPYLYGCRLDHDIIDLDQTVEHLQLALNFTAHVAYRGGIILFVSRRRQFCHLVESTAKECGEYAHTRYWQGGLLTNAPIQYSPGVRLPDLIIFLSTLNNVFQQHVGIRDAAKMNIPTVGVVDSNCNPSLVTYPVPGNDDTPASMELFCRLFKMTINRAKDKRRQMELLCSLSAPSTPSS